In the Drosophila biarmipes strain raj3 chromosome X, RU_DBia_V1.1, whole genome shotgun sequence genome, one interval contains:
- the LOC108025775 gene encoding cytoplasmic dynein 1 intermediate chain isoform X16, with product MDRKAELERKKAKLAALREEKDRRRREKEIKDMEEAAGRIGGGAGIDKDQRKDLDEMLSSLGVAPVSEVLSSLSSVNSMTSDNSNTQTPDASLQATVNGQSGGKKQPLNLSVYNVQATNIPPKETLVYTKQTQTTSTGGGNGDGYMEDWWRPRKAHATDYYDEYNLNPGLEWEDEFTGDDEESSLQNLDNGFTSKLPPGYLTHGLPTVKDVAPAITPLEIKKETEVKKEVNELSEEQKQMIILSEDFQRFVVRAGRVIERALSENVDIYTDYIGGGDSEEANDERSHARLSLNRVFYDERWSKNRCITSMDWSTHFPELVVASYHNNEESPNEPDGVVMVWNTKFKKTTPEDVFHCQSAVMSTCFAKFNPNLILGGTYSGQIVLWDNRVQKRTPIQRTPLSAAAHTHPVYCLQMVGTQNAHNVISISSDGKLCSWSLDMLSQPQDTLELQQRQSKAIAITSMAFPANEINSLVMGSEDGYVYSASRHGLRSGVNEVYERHLGPITGISTHYNQLSPDFGHLFLTSSIDWTIKLWSLKDTKPLHSFEDNSDYVMDVAWSPVHPALFAAVDGSGRLDLWNLNQDTEVPTASIVVAGAPALNRVSWTPSGLHVCIGDEAGKLYVYDVAENLAQPSRDEWSRFNTHLSEMKLNQSDEV from the exons ATGGATCGCAAGGCTGAGCTGGAACGCAAAAAGGCCAAGTTGGCCGCCCTGCGCGAGGAGAAGGACCGCCGGCGGCGCGAGAAGGAGATCAAGGACATGGAGGAGGCGGCCGGTCGCATTGGCGGCGGCGCTGGCATCGACAAGGATCAGCGCAA AGATCTCGACGAAATGCTGTCCTCGCTGGGCGTGGCCCCCGTCTCCGAGGTGCTTTCCTCACTCTCCTCCGTCAACTCGATGACCTCGGACAACTCCAACACACAGACCCCCGACGCCAGCCTACAAGCCACCGTCAATGGCCAGAG CGGCGGAAAGAAGCAGCCCCTCAACCTGAGCGTCTACAATGTCCAGGCTACGAACATTCCACCAAAGGAGACGCTGGTCTATACGAAACAAACCCAGACGACCAGCACCGGCGGAGGAAACGGCGATG GATATATGGAGGACTGGTGGCGTCCACGTAAAG CTCATGCTACGGATTATTATG ATGAATACAATCTTAATCCGGGTTTAGAGTGGGAGGATGAATTCACAG GAGACGACGAAGAGAGCTCGCTGCAGAACCTGGACAATGGATTCACCTCCAAGCTGCCACCGGGCTACCTCACCCACGGCCTGCCCACCGTCAAGGACGTCGCCCCGGCCATCACGCCCCTCGAGATCAAGAAGGAGACCGAGGTGAAGAAGGAGG TCAACGAGCTGTCCGAGGAGCAGAAGCAGATGATCATCCTGTCGGAGGACTTCCAGCGGTTCGTGGTGCGCGCCGGCCGCGTCATCGAGCGTGCCCTCTCGGAGAACGTGGACATCTACACGGACTACATCGGTGGCGGCGACAGCGAGGAGGCCAACGACGAGCGCTCCCACGCCCGGCTCTCGCTGAACCGCGTCTTCTACGACGAGCGCTGGTCGAAGAATCGCTGCATCACCAGCATGGACTGGTCCACCCACTTCCCGGAGCTGGTGGTGGCCTCGTATCACAACAACGAGGAGAGCCCCAACGAGCCGGACGGCGTGGTGATGGTGTGGAACACCAAGTTCAAGAAGACCACGCCCGAGGATGTCTTCCACTGTCAGAGCGCGGTGATGTCCACCTGCTTTGCCAAATTCAATCCCAACCTGATCCTCGGTGGCACCTATTCGGGCCAAATAGTGCTGTGGGACAACCGCGTCCAGAAGCGCACGCCCATCCAGCGTACGCCGCTCAGTGCTGCGGCGCACACGCATCCCGTCTACTGCCTCCAGATGGTGGGCACCCAGAATGCGCACAACGTCATCTCCATATCGTCGGACGGCAAGCTGTGCTCCTGGTCGCTGGACATGCTGTCGCAGCCGCAGGACACGCTCGAGCTGCAGCAGCGCCAGTCGAAGGCCATTGCCATCACATCGATGGCCTTCCCGGCCAACGAGATCAATAGTCTGGTGATGGGCAGTGAGGATGGCTATGTGTACTCCGCCTCGCGTCACGGACTGCGCTCGGGCGTGAACGAGGTGTACGAACGGCATCTGGGCCCCATCACCGGCATATCCACGCACTACAACCAGCTGTCGCCGGACTTTGGCCACCTATTCCTCACCTCGTCGATTGACTGGACCATCAAGCTGTGGTCACTCAAG GACACCAAGCCACTGCACTCCTTCGAGGACAACTCGGATTACGTGATGGACGTCGCCTGGTCGCCCGTGCATCCCGCCCTCTTCGCCGCCGTCGATGGCAGCGGACGCCTGGACCTATGGAACCTCAACCAGGACACAGAGGTGCCGACAGCCTCCATTGTGGTGGCCGGTGCCCCGGCCCTGAACCGCGTCTCCTGGACCCCATCGGGGCTGCACGTCTGCATTGGCGACGAGGCCGGCAAGCTGTACGTTTACGATGTGGCCGAGAATCTGGCGCAACCGTCGCGCGACGAGTGGTCGCGGTTTAACACCCATCTCAGCGAGATGAAGCTGAACCAGAGCGACGAGGTCTAG
- the LOC108025775 gene encoding cytoplasmic dynein 1 intermediate chain isoform X10 encodes MDRKAELERKKAKLAALREEKDRRRREKEIKDMEEAAGRIGGGAGIDKDQRKDLDEMLSSLGVAPVSEVLSSLSSVNSMTSDNSNTQTPDASLQATVNGQSGGKKQPLNLSVYNVQATNIPPKETLVYTKQTQTTSTGGGNGDGYMEDWWRPRKGTHAKKTAAHATDYYVLAFDAQGDDEESSLQNLDNGFTSKLPPGYLTHGLPTVKDVAPAITPLEIKKETEVKKEVNELSEEQKQMIILSEDFQRFVVRAGRVIERALSENVDIYTDYIGGGDSEEANDERSHARLSLNRVFYDERWSKNRCITSMDWSTHFPELVVASYHNNEESPNEPDGVVMVWNTKFKKTTPEDVFHCQSAVMSTCFAKFNPNLILGGTYSGQIVLWDNRVQKRTPIQRTPLSAAAHTHPVYCLQMVGTQNAHNVISISSDGKLCSWSLDMLSQPQDTLELQQRQSKAIAITSMAFPANEINSLVMGSEDGYVYSASRHGLRSGVNEVYERHLGPITGISTHYNQLSPDFGHLFLTSSIDWTIKLWSLKDTKPLHSFEDNSDYVMDVAWSPVHPALFAAVDGSGRLDLWNLNQDTEVPTASIVVAGAPALNRVSWTPSGLHVCIGDEAGKLYVYDVAENLAQPSRDEWSRFNTHLSEMKLNQSDEV; translated from the exons ATGGATCGCAAGGCTGAGCTGGAACGCAAAAAGGCCAAGTTGGCCGCCCTGCGCGAGGAGAAGGACCGCCGGCGGCGCGAGAAGGAGATCAAGGACATGGAGGAGGCGGCCGGTCGCATTGGCGGCGGCGCTGGCATCGACAAGGATCAGCGCAA AGATCTCGACGAAATGCTGTCCTCGCTGGGCGTGGCCCCCGTCTCCGAGGTGCTTTCCTCACTCTCCTCCGTCAACTCGATGACCTCGGACAACTCCAACACACAGACCCCCGACGCCAGCCTACAAGCCACCGTCAATGGCCAGAG CGGCGGAAAGAAGCAGCCCCTCAACCTGAGCGTCTACAATGTCCAGGCTACGAACATTCCACCAAAGGAGACGCTGGTCTATACGAAACAAACCCAGACGACCAGCACCGGCGGAGGAAACGGCGATG GATATATGGAGGACTGGTGGCGTCCACGTAAAGG CACGCACGCAAAAAAAACTGCAGCTCATGCTACGGATTATTATG TGCTTGCATTTGATGCCCAAGGAGACGACGAAGAGAGCTCGCTGCAGAACCTGGACAATGGATTCACCTCCAAGCTGCCACCGGGCTACCTCACCCACGGCCTGCCCACCGTCAAGGACGTCGCCCCGGCCATCACGCCCCTCGAGATCAAGAAGGAGACCGAGGTGAAGAAGGAGG TCAACGAGCTGTCCGAGGAGCAGAAGCAGATGATCATCCTGTCGGAGGACTTCCAGCGGTTCGTGGTGCGCGCCGGCCGCGTCATCGAGCGTGCCCTCTCGGAGAACGTGGACATCTACACGGACTACATCGGTGGCGGCGACAGCGAGGAGGCCAACGACGAGCGCTCCCACGCCCGGCTCTCGCTGAACCGCGTCTTCTACGACGAGCGCTGGTCGAAGAATCGCTGCATCACCAGCATGGACTGGTCCACCCACTTCCCGGAGCTGGTGGTGGCCTCGTATCACAACAACGAGGAGAGCCCCAACGAGCCGGACGGCGTGGTGATGGTGTGGAACACCAAGTTCAAGAAGACCACGCCCGAGGATGTCTTCCACTGTCAGAGCGCGGTGATGTCCACCTGCTTTGCCAAATTCAATCCCAACCTGATCCTCGGTGGCACCTATTCGGGCCAAATAGTGCTGTGGGACAACCGCGTCCAGAAGCGCACGCCCATCCAGCGTACGCCGCTCAGTGCTGCGGCGCACACGCATCCCGTCTACTGCCTCCAGATGGTGGGCACCCAGAATGCGCACAACGTCATCTCCATATCGTCGGACGGCAAGCTGTGCTCCTGGTCGCTGGACATGCTGTCGCAGCCGCAGGACACGCTCGAGCTGCAGCAGCGCCAGTCGAAGGCCATTGCCATCACATCGATGGCCTTCCCGGCCAACGAGATCAATAGTCTGGTGATGGGCAGTGAGGATGGCTATGTGTACTCCGCCTCGCGTCACGGACTGCGCTCGGGCGTGAACGAGGTGTACGAACGGCATCTGGGCCCCATCACCGGCATATCCACGCACTACAACCAGCTGTCGCCGGACTTTGGCCACCTATTCCTCACCTCGTCGATTGACTGGACCATCAAGCTGTGGTCACTCAAG GACACCAAGCCACTGCACTCCTTCGAGGACAACTCGGATTACGTGATGGACGTCGCCTGGTCGCCCGTGCATCCCGCCCTCTTCGCCGCCGTCGATGGCAGCGGACGCCTGGACCTATGGAACCTCAACCAGGACACAGAGGTGCCGACAGCCTCCATTGTGGTGGCCGGTGCCCCGGCCCTGAACCGCGTCTCCTGGACCCCATCGGGGCTGCACGTCTGCATTGGCGACGAGGCCGGCAAGCTGTACGTTTACGATGTGGCCGAGAATCTGGCGCAACCGTCGCGCGACGAGTGGTCGCGGTTTAACACCCATCTCAGCGAGATGAAGCTGAACCAGAGCGACGAGGTCTAG
- the LOC108025775 gene encoding cytoplasmic dynein 1 intermediate chain isoform X15, with protein MDRKAELERKKAKLAALREEKDRRRREKEIKDMEEAAGRIGGGAGIDKDQRKDLDEMLSSLGVAPVSEVLSSLSSVNSMTSDNSNTQTPDASLQATVNGQSGGKKQPLNLSVYNVQATNIPPKETLVYTKQTQTTSTGGGNGDAHATDYYGDDEESSLQNLDNGFTSKLPPGYLTHGLPTVKDVAPAITPLEIKKETEVKKEVNELSEEQKQMIILSEDFQRFVVRAGRVIERALSENVDIYTDYIGGGDSEEANDERSHARLSLNRVFYDERWSKNRCITSMDWSTHFPELVVASYHNNEESPNEPDGVVMVWNTKFKKTTPEDVFHCQSAVMSTCFAKFNPNLILGGTYSGQIVLWDNRVQKRTPIQRTPLSAAAHTHPVYCLQMVGTQNAHNVISISSDGKLCSWSLDMLSQPQDTLELQQRQSKAIAITSMAFPANEINSLVMGSEDGYVYSASRHGLRSGVNEVYERHLGPITGISTHYNQLSPDFGHLFLTSSIDWTIKLWSLKDTKPLHSFEDNSDYVMDVAWSPVHPALFAAVDGSGRLDLWNLNQDTEVPTASIVVAGAPALNRVSWTPSGLHVCIGDEAGKLYVYDVAENLAQPSRDEWSRFNTHLSEMKLNQSDEV; from the exons ATGGATCGCAAGGCTGAGCTGGAACGCAAAAAGGCCAAGTTGGCCGCCCTGCGCGAGGAGAAGGACCGCCGGCGGCGCGAGAAGGAGATCAAGGACATGGAGGAGGCGGCCGGTCGCATTGGCGGCGGCGCTGGCATCGACAAGGATCAGCGCAA AGATCTCGACGAAATGCTGTCCTCGCTGGGCGTGGCCCCCGTCTCCGAGGTGCTTTCCTCACTCTCCTCCGTCAACTCGATGACCTCGGACAACTCCAACACACAGACCCCCGACGCCAGCCTACAAGCCACCGTCAATGGCCAGAG CGGCGGAAAGAAGCAGCCCCTCAACCTGAGCGTCTACAATGTCCAGGCTACGAACATTCCACCAAAGGAGACGCTGGTCTATACGAAACAAACCCAGACGACCAGCACCGGCGGAGGAAACGGCGATG CTCATGCTACGGATTATTATG GAGACGACGAAGAGAGCTCGCTGCAGAACCTGGACAATGGATTCACCTCCAAGCTGCCACCGGGCTACCTCACCCACGGCCTGCCCACCGTCAAGGACGTCGCCCCGGCCATCACGCCCCTCGAGATCAAGAAGGAGACCGAGGTGAAGAAGGAGG TCAACGAGCTGTCCGAGGAGCAGAAGCAGATGATCATCCTGTCGGAGGACTTCCAGCGGTTCGTGGTGCGCGCCGGCCGCGTCATCGAGCGTGCCCTCTCGGAGAACGTGGACATCTACACGGACTACATCGGTGGCGGCGACAGCGAGGAGGCCAACGACGAGCGCTCCCACGCCCGGCTCTCGCTGAACCGCGTCTTCTACGACGAGCGCTGGTCGAAGAATCGCTGCATCACCAGCATGGACTGGTCCACCCACTTCCCGGAGCTGGTGGTGGCCTCGTATCACAACAACGAGGAGAGCCCCAACGAGCCGGACGGCGTGGTGATGGTGTGGAACACCAAGTTCAAGAAGACCACGCCCGAGGATGTCTTCCACTGTCAGAGCGCGGTGATGTCCACCTGCTTTGCCAAATTCAATCCCAACCTGATCCTCGGTGGCACCTATTCGGGCCAAATAGTGCTGTGGGACAACCGCGTCCAGAAGCGCACGCCCATCCAGCGTACGCCGCTCAGTGCTGCGGCGCACACGCATCCCGTCTACTGCCTCCAGATGGTGGGCACCCAGAATGCGCACAACGTCATCTCCATATCGTCGGACGGCAAGCTGTGCTCCTGGTCGCTGGACATGCTGTCGCAGCCGCAGGACACGCTCGAGCTGCAGCAGCGCCAGTCGAAGGCCATTGCCATCACATCGATGGCCTTCCCGGCCAACGAGATCAATAGTCTGGTGATGGGCAGTGAGGATGGCTATGTGTACTCCGCCTCGCGTCACGGACTGCGCTCGGGCGTGAACGAGGTGTACGAACGGCATCTGGGCCCCATCACCGGCATATCCACGCACTACAACCAGCTGTCGCCGGACTTTGGCCACCTATTCCTCACCTCGTCGATTGACTGGACCATCAAGCTGTGGTCACTCAAG GACACCAAGCCACTGCACTCCTTCGAGGACAACTCGGATTACGTGATGGACGTCGCCTGGTCGCCCGTGCATCCCGCCCTCTTCGCCGCCGTCGATGGCAGCGGACGCCTGGACCTATGGAACCTCAACCAGGACACAGAGGTGCCGACAGCCTCCATTGTGGTGGCCGGTGCCCCGGCCCTGAACCGCGTCTCCTGGACCCCATCGGGGCTGCACGTCTGCATTGGCGACGAGGCCGGCAAGCTGTACGTTTACGATGTGGCCGAGAATCTGGCGCAACCGTCGCGCGACGAGTGGTCGCGGTTTAACACCCATCTCAGCGAGATGAAGCTGAACCAGAGCGACGAGGTCTAG
- the LOC108025775 gene encoding cytoplasmic dynein 1 intermediate chain isoform X6: protein MDRKAELERKKAKLAALREEKDRRRREKEIKDMEEAAGRIGGGAGIDKDQRKDLDEMLSSLGVAPVSEVLSSLSSVNSMTSDNSNTQTPDASLQATVNGQSGGKKQPLNLSVYNVQATNIPPKETLVYTKQTQTTSTGGGNGDGYMEDWWRPRKGTHAKKTAAHATDYYDEYNLNPGLEWEDEFTGDDEESSLQNLDNGFTSKLPPGYLTHGLPTVKDVAPAITPLEIKKETEVKKEVNELSEEQKQMIILSEDFQRFVVRAGRVIERALSENVDIYTDYIGGGDSEEANDERSHARLSLNRVFYDERWSKNRCITSMDWSTHFPELVVASYHNNEESPNEPDGVVMVWNTKFKKTTPEDVFHCQSAVMSTCFAKFNPNLILGGTYSGQIVLWDNRVQKRTPIQRTPLSAAAHTHPVYCLQMVGTQNAHNVISISSDGKLCSWSLDMLSQPQDTLELQQRQSKAIAITSMAFPANEINSLVMGSEDGYVYSASRHGLRSGVNEVYERHLGPITGISTHYNQLSPDFGHLFLTSSIDWTIKLWSLKDTKPLHSFEDNSDYVMDVAWSPVHPALFAAVDGSGRLDLWNLNQDTEVPTASIVVAGAPALNRVSWTPSGLHVCIGDEAGKLYVYDVAENLAQPSRDEWSRFNTHLSEMKLNQSDEV, encoded by the exons ATGGATCGCAAGGCTGAGCTGGAACGCAAAAAGGCCAAGTTGGCCGCCCTGCGCGAGGAGAAGGACCGCCGGCGGCGCGAGAAGGAGATCAAGGACATGGAGGAGGCGGCCGGTCGCATTGGCGGCGGCGCTGGCATCGACAAGGATCAGCGCAA AGATCTCGACGAAATGCTGTCCTCGCTGGGCGTGGCCCCCGTCTCCGAGGTGCTTTCCTCACTCTCCTCCGTCAACTCGATGACCTCGGACAACTCCAACACACAGACCCCCGACGCCAGCCTACAAGCCACCGTCAATGGCCAGAG CGGCGGAAAGAAGCAGCCCCTCAACCTGAGCGTCTACAATGTCCAGGCTACGAACATTCCACCAAAGGAGACGCTGGTCTATACGAAACAAACCCAGACGACCAGCACCGGCGGAGGAAACGGCGATG GATATATGGAGGACTGGTGGCGTCCACGTAAAGG CACGCACGCAAAAAAAACTGCAGCTCATGCTACGGATTATTATG ATGAATACAATCTTAATCCGGGTTTAGAGTGGGAGGATGAATTCACAG GAGACGACGAAGAGAGCTCGCTGCAGAACCTGGACAATGGATTCACCTCCAAGCTGCCACCGGGCTACCTCACCCACGGCCTGCCCACCGTCAAGGACGTCGCCCCGGCCATCACGCCCCTCGAGATCAAGAAGGAGACCGAGGTGAAGAAGGAGG TCAACGAGCTGTCCGAGGAGCAGAAGCAGATGATCATCCTGTCGGAGGACTTCCAGCGGTTCGTGGTGCGCGCCGGCCGCGTCATCGAGCGTGCCCTCTCGGAGAACGTGGACATCTACACGGACTACATCGGTGGCGGCGACAGCGAGGAGGCCAACGACGAGCGCTCCCACGCCCGGCTCTCGCTGAACCGCGTCTTCTACGACGAGCGCTGGTCGAAGAATCGCTGCATCACCAGCATGGACTGGTCCACCCACTTCCCGGAGCTGGTGGTGGCCTCGTATCACAACAACGAGGAGAGCCCCAACGAGCCGGACGGCGTGGTGATGGTGTGGAACACCAAGTTCAAGAAGACCACGCCCGAGGATGTCTTCCACTGTCAGAGCGCGGTGATGTCCACCTGCTTTGCCAAATTCAATCCCAACCTGATCCTCGGTGGCACCTATTCGGGCCAAATAGTGCTGTGGGACAACCGCGTCCAGAAGCGCACGCCCATCCAGCGTACGCCGCTCAGTGCTGCGGCGCACACGCATCCCGTCTACTGCCTCCAGATGGTGGGCACCCAGAATGCGCACAACGTCATCTCCATATCGTCGGACGGCAAGCTGTGCTCCTGGTCGCTGGACATGCTGTCGCAGCCGCAGGACACGCTCGAGCTGCAGCAGCGCCAGTCGAAGGCCATTGCCATCACATCGATGGCCTTCCCGGCCAACGAGATCAATAGTCTGGTGATGGGCAGTGAGGATGGCTATGTGTACTCCGCCTCGCGTCACGGACTGCGCTCGGGCGTGAACGAGGTGTACGAACGGCATCTGGGCCCCATCACCGGCATATCCACGCACTACAACCAGCTGTCGCCGGACTTTGGCCACCTATTCCTCACCTCGTCGATTGACTGGACCATCAAGCTGTGGTCACTCAAG GACACCAAGCCACTGCACTCCTTCGAGGACAACTCGGATTACGTGATGGACGTCGCCTGGTCGCCCGTGCATCCCGCCCTCTTCGCCGCCGTCGATGGCAGCGGACGCCTGGACCTATGGAACCTCAACCAGGACACAGAGGTGCCGACAGCCTCCATTGTGGTGGCCGGTGCCCCGGCCCTGAACCGCGTCTCCTGGACCCCATCGGGGCTGCACGTCTGCATTGGCGACGAGGCCGGCAAGCTGTACGTTTACGATGTGGCCGAGAATCTGGCGCAACCGTCGCGCGACGAGTGGTCGCGGTTTAACACCCATCTCAGCGAGATGAAGCTGAACCAGAGCGACGAGGTCTAG
- the LOC108025775 gene encoding cytoplasmic dynein 1 intermediate chain isoform X7: MDRKAELERKKAKLAALREEKDRRRREKEIKDMEEAAGRIGGGAGIDKDQRKDLDEMLSSLGVAPVSEVLSSLSSVNSMTSDNSNTQTPDASLQATVNGQSGGKKQPLNLSVYNVQATNIPPKETLVYTKQTQTTSTGGGNGDGYMEDWWRPRKGTHAKKTAAHATDYYDEYNLNPGLEWEDEFTDDEESSLQNLDNGFTSKLPPGYLTHGLPTVKDVAPAITPLEIKKETEVKKEVNELSEEQKQMIILSEDFQRFVVRAGRVIERALSENVDIYTDYIGGGDSEEANDERSHARLSLNRVFYDERWSKNRCITSMDWSTHFPELVVASYHNNEESPNEPDGVVMVWNTKFKKTTPEDVFHCQSAVMSTCFAKFNPNLILGGTYSGQIVLWDNRVQKRTPIQRTPLSAAAHTHPVYCLQMVGTQNAHNVISISSDGKLCSWSLDMLSQPQDTLELQQRQSKAIAITSMAFPANEINSLVMGSEDGYVYSASRHGLRSGVNEVYERHLGPITGISTHYNQLSPDFGHLFLTSSIDWTIKLWSLKDTKPLHSFEDNSDYVMDVAWSPVHPALFAAVDGSGRLDLWNLNQDTEVPTASIVVAGAPALNRVSWTPSGLHVCIGDEAGKLYVYDVAENLAQPSRDEWSRFNTHLSEMKLNQSDEV, translated from the exons ATGGATCGCAAGGCTGAGCTGGAACGCAAAAAGGCCAAGTTGGCCGCCCTGCGCGAGGAGAAGGACCGCCGGCGGCGCGAGAAGGAGATCAAGGACATGGAGGAGGCGGCCGGTCGCATTGGCGGCGGCGCTGGCATCGACAAGGATCAGCGCAA AGATCTCGACGAAATGCTGTCCTCGCTGGGCGTGGCCCCCGTCTCCGAGGTGCTTTCCTCACTCTCCTCCGTCAACTCGATGACCTCGGACAACTCCAACACACAGACCCCCGACGCCAGCCTACAAGCCACCGTCAATGGCCAGAG CGGCGGAAAGAAGCAGCCCCTCAACCTGAGCGTCTACAATGTCCAGGCTACGAACATTCCACCAAAGGAGACGCTGGTCTATACGAAACAAACCCAGACGACCAGCACCGGCGGAGGAAACGGCGATG GATATATGGAGGACTGGTGGCGTCCACGTAAAGG CACGCACGCAAAAAAAACTGCAGCTCATGCTACGGATTATTATG ATGAATACAATCTTAATCCGGGTTTAGAGTGGGAGGATGAATTCACAG ACGACGAAGAGAGCTCGCTGCAGAACCTGGACAATGGATTCACCTCCAAGCTGCCACCGGGCTACCTCACCCACGGCCTGCCCACCGTCAAGGACGTCGCCCCGGCCATCACGCCCCTCGAGATCAAGAAGGAGACCGAGGTGAAGAAGGAGG TCAACGAGCTGTCCGAGGAGCAGAAGCAGATGATCATCCTGTCGGAGGACTTCCAGCGGTTCGTGGTGCGCGCCGGCCGCGTCATCGAGCGTGCCCTCTCGGAGAACGTGGACATCTACACGGACTACATCGGTGGCGGCGACAGCGAGGAGGCCAACGACGAGCGCTCCCACGCCCGGCTCTCGCTGAACCGCGTCTTCTACGACGAGCGCTGGTCGAAGAATCGCTGCATCACCAGCATGGACTGGTCCACCCACTTCCCGGAGCTGGTGGTGGCCTCGTATCACAACAACGAGGAGAGCCCCAACGAGCCGGACGGCGTGGTGATGGTGTGGAACACCAAGTTCAAGAAGACCACGCCCGAGGATGTCTTCCACTGTCAGAGCGCGGTGATGTCCACCTGCTTTGCCAAATTCAATCCCAACCTGATCCTCGGTGGCACCTATTCGGGCCAAATAGTGCTGTGGGACAACCGCGTCCAGAAGCGCACGCCCATCCAGCGTACGCCGCTCAGTGCTGCGGCGCACACGCATCCCGTCTACTGCCTCCAGATGGTGGGCACCCAGAATGCGCACAACGTCATCTCCATATCGTCGGACGGCAAGCTGTGCTCCTGGTCGCTGGACATGCTGTCGCAGCCGCAGGACACGCTCGAGCTGCAGCAGCGCCAGTCGAAGGCCATTGCCATCACATCGATGGCCTTCCCGGCCAACGAGATCAATAGTCTGGTGATGGGCAGTGAGGATGGCTATGTGTACTCCGCCTCGCGTCACGGACTGCGCTCGGGCGTGAACGAGGTGTACGAACGGCATCTGGGCCCCATCACCGGCATATCCACGCACTACAACCAGCTGTCGCCGGACTTTGGCCACCTATTCCTCACCTCGTCGATTGACTGGACCATCAAGCTGTGGTCACTCAAG GACACCAAGCCACTGCACTCCTTCGAGGACAACTCGGATTACGTGATGGACGTCGCCTGGTCGCCCGTGCATCCCGCCCTCTTCGCCGCCGTCGATGGCAGCGGACGCCTGGACCTATGGAACCTCAACCAGGACACAGAGGTGCCGACAGCCTCCATTGTGGTGGCCGGTGCCCCGGCCCTGAACCGCGTCTCCTGGACCCCATCGGGGCTGCACGTCTGCATTGGCGACGAGGCCGGCAAGCTGTACGTTTACGATGTGGCCGAGAATCTGGCGCAACCGTCGCGCGACGAGTGGTCGCGGTTTAACACCCATCTCAGCGAGATGAAGCTGAACCAGAGCGACGAGGTCTAG